Within Micromonospora narathiwatensis, the genomic segment GGCCTGACCGCCCAGTCTCCACCGGCCTCGTTACGCCGACGTTACGCGACCACCCGGCGTACGTCCCGCCGTGTCCCGCGCGCGGGGACGCGGTGGCCGCGGTCTCCCCGTCCGCTCGGATTCGACCCGGCCCGCTGGGGCAAGATTGGGGACATGCCCACCCTGCGTCTCGCCCTGTGCCAGGTCGACCCGACCGTCGGCGACGTCGCCGGCAACGCCGACCTGGTCCGCGCCTGGTCCCGCAAGGCCGCCGACGCCGGCGCCCAGCTCGCCCTCTTCCCGGAGCTGATGCTGACCGGGTACCCGGTCGAGGACCTGGTCTTCCGCCGCTCCTTCGTGGCCGCGTCGCAGGCCGCGCTGGAGCGGCTCGCCGCCGACCTGGCCGCCGACGGGCTCGGCGAGCTGCCCGTCCTGGTCGGCTACCTGGACGCGGACGGCCCGCCGCAGGTCAGCTCCGACGCCGAGCCGGGCCGGGGTGCCCGCAACGCCGCCGCGCTGCTGCACGGGGGCGGGGTGGTGGCCCGCTACTTCAAGCACCACCTGCCCAACTACGGCGTCTTCGACGAGGACCGCTACTTCGTGCCCGGCAACACGCTGAACGTGGTGCGGATCGGCGGGGTGGCCGTCGCGCTGACCATCTGCGAGGACCTCTGGCAGGCCGGCGGCCCGTTCGCGGTGGCCCGGCAGGCCGGCGTCGGGCTGGTGCTCAACATCAACGGCTCGCCGTACGAGCTGAACAAGGACGACATCCGGCTGCCGCTGGTCCGCCGCCGGGCCGCGGAGGCCGGCGCGACCATCGCGTACGTGAACATGATCGGCGGCCAGGACGAGCTGGTCTACGACGGCGACTCGATGATCGTCAGCGCGGACGGCACCCTGCTGGCCCGGGCCCCGCAGTTCGTCGAGCACCTGCTGCTGCACGACGTCGAGCTGCCCGCGGCGCGGGAGCCCGTCGGCGGCGAGGCGGAGCTGGCCGACGCGATGCGGGTGGTCCGGGCCGAGGTCGACGACCTGCCGCCGGCCCCGGGCGGGGAGCCCGCGGTCGGCGGGATCATCGAGCCGGTCGCCGACGAGGCGGAGGTGTGGCAGGCGCTGGTGCTGGGCCTGCGCGACTACGTCAACAAGAACCGGTTCCCGTCGGTGGTGCTCGGCCTCTCCGGCGGCATCGACTCGGCGGTGGCGGCGGCCATCGCGGTGGACGCGCTCGGCCCGGACCGGGTGGTCGGGGTGTCGTTGCCCAGCCAGCACTCGTCCGAGCACTCCCGCTCCGACGCCGAGGACCTGGCCAAGCGGACCGGCCTGGACTACCGGATCCAGCCGATCCAGCCGATGGTGGACGCCTTCCTGGCCAACATGTCGCTCTCCGGCGTGGCCGTGGAGAACCTCCAGGCCCGGGTACGCGGCGTGATCCTGATGGCGCTGTCGAACCAGGAGGGCCACCTGGTCCTCACCACCGGCAACAAGAGCGAGTTGGCCGTCGGCTACTCCACCCTCTACGGCGACTCGGTCGGCGGCTACAACCCGGTCAAGGACGTCTGGAAGACGCTGATCTGGCGGCTGGCCAAGTGGCGCAACGCCGACGCCGAGCGCCGCGGTGAGACCCCGCCGATCCCGGAGAACTCGATCGGCAAGCCCCCCTCGGCGGAGCTGAGCCCCGGCCAGCTCGACAGCGACACCCTGCCCGACTACGACGTCCTCGACCCGATCCTGATCGGCTACGTCGACGGCGACCTGGGCCGGGAGGGCCTGATCGCGTCCGGCCACGACCCGGCCATCGTGGACCGGGTGCTGCGGATGGTGGATACCGCCGAGTACAAGCGACGGCAGTCCGCCCCCGGCACGAAGATCTCCATGAAGGCGTTCGGGCGGGACCGCCGGCTGCCGATCACCAACCGCTGGCGCGAGCACGGCTGACCGGCCGACGTCCCCGGCCCCACCGAGCGCGGGCCGGGGAGTGAAATCCTCCACTCCGCCCTGCCGTCGGCCGGTCGTCCGGTGCGACGATCGCGGCGGAACCCGGGGACCGCGAGCGCGGCCTCGAGGAAGGAGATAGTCATGGTGGAGTCCACCCCGACCGAGGTGACCGCCCTCTACGGCGGGCCGGCCACCCGACGGGTACGCACCCGCGACCTGATCGCCGCCAAGGAGCGCGGCGAGCGGTGGGCGATGCTCACCTCGTACGACCAGTACACCGCCTCGATCTTCGATCAGGCGGGGATCCCGGTGCTGCTGGTCGGCGACTCGGCGGCGAACAACGTCTTCGGCTACGAGACCACCCTGCCGGTGACCGCCGAGGAGCTGCTGCCCCTGGTCCGCGCGGTGGTACGGGCGACGAAGCACTCGCTGATCGTCGGCGACCTGCCCTTCGGCTCGTACGAGGAGGGGCCGACACAGGCGCTGCGCACCGCGGTGCGGTTCATGAAGGAGGGCGGCTGCCACGCGGTGAAGCTGGAGGGTGGCCGGCGCTGCGCGGCGCAGGTCGAGGCGATCGTCGGGGCCGGCATCCCGGTGATGGCGCACATCGGCTTCACCCCGCAGAGCGAGCACACCCTGGGCGGCTACCGGGTGCAGGGCCGGGGCGACACGGCCGAGGAGGTGATCGCCGACGCGCGGGCGGTGGCCGAGGCGGGCGCCTTCGCGGTGGTGCTGGAGATGGTGCCCGGTGAGGTGGCCAAGCGGATCACCGCCGAGCTGCGGATCCCCACGGTCGGCATCGGCGCCGGCCCGGAGACCGACGCCCAGGTGCTGGTCTGGCAGGACATGGCCGGGCTGCGCACCGGCAGGGCGCCCCGCTTCGTCAAGCGCTACGCCGACCTGGCCGGCGCGCTGACCGACGCCACCCGCCGGTTCGCCGACGAGGTACGCGACGGCGAGTTCCCCGCCGCCGAGCACACCTTCTAGCACGGTTCGCGGCGGTGGGTCGCCCCCCAGACACGGGTAGGACAGGACCGGGTGTGGACCGGGCCCCCACCGCCACGTTCCGCCGGCCACACTCGGCTGATGTTCGACTTCGGCATCGCCGGCTGCCGACCGCATCCGGTGGGCTCGCCATGGATCTTGGTAGGAAGTGGGCCCTTGAGGGGCCGTCTCCTACCAAGATCTCAGTCGTGAGGACCGGCGTCAGAGGTCGGTGACGCGGATTCCGGCGTGCGCCTTGTAGCGCTTGTTGATCGCGATCAGGTTGGCGGTGAACGCCTCGATCTGGTGGGCGTTGCGCAGCCGGCCGGCGTAGATGCCCCGCATGCCGGGGATCCGGGCGGCGAGCGCGGCGACGATCCCGACCAGCTCCCGGTCCTCGGTGCAGATCAGCACGTCCAGGTCGATCCGGTCGATCTCCGGGTCGGCCAGCAGCGGCGCGCTGACGTGGTTGAAGGCGGCGCAGACCCGGGATTCGGGCAGCAGCCCGGCGGCCTGCTGCACGGCGCTGCCCTCCGGGACGGGCAGCGCGTACGGGCCCTGCTTGTCGAAGCCCAGCGGGTTGACACAGTCGACCACGATCTTGCCGGTGAGCGGCTCGGCCAGGGCGGCGACGGTGGCGGCGTGCCCGTCCCAGGGCACCGCGATGATCACCACGTCGCTGCGGCGAGCCACCTCGTCGTTGGCCGCGCCGGAAACCGCCGTGCCGGCCGCGACGCCGGGCAGCGCGGCGATCTCGGCGGCGGCCTGCGCCGCCCGGTCCGCGGAGCGGGACCCGATCAGCACGGTCTGCCCGGCCCGGGCGAACCGGTAGGCGAGTCCCCGCCCCTGGTCACCGGTGCCCCCGATGATGCCGACGGTCAGCCCGGAGACGTCGGGCAGTGTGGTCGCGTCGTAAGCCATGCGGTCATCCTCGCAAACCCGACCGGCACCCCACCCCGGGCGTCGGGTACGCGTACCGGGTGGGTCAGGCGCGTTCGAAGAGGACCTTGCGGTGGACGGGGTCGGCCGAGACCAGGCGGACCGGTACGCGCTCACCGAGGGGCAGCTCGCCGAGGCAACGGGCGCGGACCGGCGGCTGGTCCAGGGCCACCGTGCCGCCGGGCCGGCGTCCCGGCTTCGCGGCCCCGTTCCCCGACGGCCGATCCGGCCCGGGGCCGTCGCCGGGCTGTCGGGGCACCTCGGCCGCCGGCCGTGGGGCGTCCACGTCCAGCACGGCCGCCTCGAACGTCTCCCCGACCCGGTGCTCCAGCAGCACCGCCTCGGCCAGCTCGACCGCGCCCCGGGTCGCCGCCGACGCGGTCCGGTCGGTGCTCGTCATCACCTCCGGCAGCCTCGGCAGCGCGGCGCGGGTCCAGTCGGGCACCTCCCGGCCCTCGTGCAGGGCCAGGCAGACCTCGGTCGCGTACCGGTCGGCCAGCCGGCGCAGCGGCGCCGTGACGTGCGCGTACGCGGCGGCCACCCCGCCGTGCGCCGGCCGCTCGGGCAACTGCCCGTCAAAAGCGGTGTACGCGGCCCCGCGCATCAGCTCGGCCGCCTGGTCGATGAAGGCCGCCGCCCGGGGCTGGGAGGCGTCCAGTCCGGCCAGCACCTCGCCGACCGACATCCCCGCCGGCCACTGCACGCCGAGCGGCCCGGCGGCCAGCCGCAGCCGGTCGACCGCCTCCGGCTTAGGGGCTGGCATCGTCCGCAACAGCCCGATCCGGCCGGCGAGCATGATGTCGGCCGCCGCCATCCCGGTCAGCAGGGAGATCTGCGCGTTGTGCTCCTCCATCGGGCCGGGCCCGCGCAGCACCAGCCGCCAGCCGTCGCCGTCCGGCTCGACGTCCTGCTCGGGCAGGGGCAGGTTGACCGCGCCCCGGCGCAATCCCCGCGCGATGAGCAGGGCGCCGATCTCGGGCAGCAGGGCGATCGGCTCGGGCAGCCGGCCGGCGTCGGCGGCGCGTTGCACGCCGACGTAGTCGAGCTTGGCCCGGCTGCGGACCCGGGCGCGTTCCAGCGCGACGCCCACCGTGCCGCCGTCGGCGTCGAGGTCGATGGTCCACAGCACGGCCGCCCGCTCGGCGTCGGGCAGCAGGCTGGCCGCCCCCTCGCTGAGCGTGTGCGGGTGCAACGGCACGTTGCCGTCGGGCAGATACACGGTCTGCCCCCGGCGCCAGGTCTCGTCCTCCAGCGCCCCGCCGGGACGCACGTGGGTGGCGACGTCGGCTATCGCGTACCGGACCCGGAAGCCGCCACCGGGCCGGCGGGCGAGATGCATCGCCTGGTCGAGGTCGCGCGAGGCCGCCGGGTCGAGGGTGACGAGGGGTACGTCGGTCCGGTCGGCGACGGCCGGCAGCGGCGCGGCGGCCGAATCCTCGGCCTCGCGCTGCGCCGCGGCCGGGAAGCCCTCGGGCAGTCCCAGCTCGCGGCGCAGCGCGCCGAAGTCGATGCGGGGCGCCAGTACACGTCGGATCACCACGCGCCAATCCTGACAGCGCGGCGCACCATCCGCCCATCGGCCGACGGCTCCGGGTCGCGGCGCACCGTCAGGCGCGCCGAGCCGGAGCCGTCACCGGCGTGGCCGGCCCGGCGTACCCGGGTCAGCCGGTCGCCCGGCGGGCGCTCCCCGGCTTGGCCGTCGAGCGGCCCGCGACGACCCTGGTACCGGCCGGCTTCCGCGCGGCGGTGAGCCGCTTGTGCGTACCCGTCGAGGTGCTCGTCCTGGCCTCGATGGCGCTCACGCCGGACGCCGCGGAGGTCGCCTTCCGGCCGCCCGCCGCCTTGCGCGCGGCGGTCGAGGAGGTGGCGGTCGTCTTCCTCGCCGGAGCCTTCTTGGCCGCCGCCTTGCGGGCGCCACCGGCCGGACGGGTCCCGGCGGCCTTCACGGCGGTGGCCTTCTTCGCGGGAGCCTTCTTCGCCGCCGTGGTCTTCTTCGCGGGAGCCGTCTTCGCCGCGGCCGTGGTCTTCTTCGCGGGAGCCTTCTTCGCCGCCGGTGCCTTCTTCGCCGCGGCCGTGGTCCGCTTCGCGGGAGCCCGCTTGGTCGTCGTCTTCGCGGCGGCCTTCTTCGCCGCCGTGCCGGCCTTCTTCGCCGCGGCGGTGGCCTTCGTCGTGGTGGAGGTGGCCTTCCGTGCGGCGGCGGTGGCCCGGGCCGGCGCCTTCTTCGCCGCGGCGGTGGTGGTCCGCTTCGCCGGGGCTCCCGTGGCCGCGGCCGTGGTCTTCCTCGCCGGCGCCTTCTTCGCCGCCGTGGTCTTCGCGGGAGCCTTCTTCGCCGCCGCCGTGGTCCTCCCGGCGGCGGCCTGCTTCGCCGTCGTCTTCTTCGCGGTGGCCTTGGTGGCCGGGGCCTTCTTCGCGGTGGCTGGCGCCTTCTTCGCGGTGGCCCTGGTGGCCGGGGCTCTCTTCGCGGTGGTCTTCGTGGCCGGTGCCGCCTTCGCGGGCGCCTTCCGCGCCGCCGACACGACCTTCTTGGCGGCCGCCTTCTTCGCGACCGCCTTCGTCGCCGGCACCCGGCCGGCACCGGCCCCCGAGGCGTTCGGCGACGCCTTCGTGACCGTGGTCGTGCCGGCCGCGCCCGTGATCCGGCGGGCCGCGCTGGTCTGCTTCCGGGTCCTGGGGGCGGCGGCCGGGCGGGTGGTGGCCTGCTGTGCTTCGGCCATCTCGGTTCCCTCCTTGGGGACGTGCGCCGCCGTCGCGGAGCACGAGTACCTCGACGCGGGCCGTCCCGCGCCGTCTACCTGTCCTCCCCGGCCCAACGGGCGTCCTCGGCATCCCACGCTTCGTTGCGCTCCCGCACCTGTTGCAGGGCGTTCTCCGCGTCGGCGGCTGAGGCGTACGGTCCGAGAACGTGCTTCGCGGGGCACACGTCGGCATCGGTCTCGACCCGGTGGTGTCGCGTGCACCAGTAGTAGTGCCCGCCACTTCCGTTGTCGCTCATGCGATCACTGTGCAACGCGAAACGCCCGGCCGCCACCGGAACGCCACAAATAGGCACCGACGTTCTCCAATGTAGACGCGCTCCGGGCCGGTCCGGGGCCGAAACGGAAAGAAGGGGCAGCGGTTTGTCGGGCAACGGTTGCCGCGCCCGGAGCGCGGTTCCGCTGAACGGCCGGTACCGCCGAGGCACGGCTCCCGGCAGGATCGACGCTCATGATCATCACGACGGCCGGTACGGGGGCCTGTCCGGAGTGCGGTACGCCGACGGTGTCGATCCGCGAGGCGATGCCCTGGTGCGCCCGGTGCGAGTGGAACCTCGACGGCTACGACCGTGCCCACCAGACACCCGAGTTCGGGTGGTCCTGGGTCGACCGGCGAACCCACCGGCTCGCCACCCGGCTCACCCGCCAGCAGTACGCCGCGCTGGTCGGCCGCCCGCTGGAGTCGGCCGGGTTGGGGCTGGCCGGCACGGTGACCGTCGTCGTCTCGCTGCTACTCCTGGTCGGGGTGCTGGCGCTGGCGGTGCTCGGGGCGTGGCTGGTGTTCGCGTACCCGTTCCCGAACCTCGCGATCGTCTTCGGGCTGGCGCTGATCGGGCTGGCGGTGGCGCTGCGGCCCCGGTTCGGTCGGATCGACCCCGACCTGGAGGTGCTCTCCCGGGAGGATGCGCCCGAGTTGCACGCCCTGGTCGAGGAGGTGGCCACCGCGATCGGTGCGCCGGTGCCGCACGTGATCGGCGTCGACAGCCGCATCAACGCGTACGCGACGGCGGTGGGCCTGCGTCGGCGCCGGGTGCTCTGCCTCGGGCTGCCGCTGTGGGGCGCGCTGGACGGACAGGAGCGGGTCGCACTGCTCGGCCACGAACTCGGCCACTTCGTCAACGGTGACATCCGGCGGCTGCTGGTGACCGACCCGGCGTTGACGATGCTCGGCAACGCCGCCGACCTGTTCCGCCCGATGCGCGGCACGCAGGGCAGCGGGCTGCTGGAGCTGATCGGCGAGTGGCTGGGCCGGATCCTGTCGTGGCTCGTGTCCCGCCTGCTCTTCCTCGGCCACCTGGTGCTGGTCTGCACCGCGCTGCGGGACAGCCAGCGGGCCGAGTACCTGGCCGACGAACTGTCCGCACGGGTGGCCGGCACCACGGGCGCGACGCGCCTGCTCGACGTGCTGCTCAGCCACGAGTCGGTGGCGCTGGTGGTCCGCCAGGGTGCCTTGGGCGGGCAGGGACCGGCCGGGTGGCGGGCGGGACTGCGGCGCTCGCTGGCCGGGACCGCCGAGCGACAGCCGTTGGTGCGCCAACTTTCCATCCGGGAGGAGGCGTCGCTGTTCGCCACCCATCCACCGGCGGGCCTGCGCCACCGGATGCTCGGCGCCCGGCCGTGGCAGGACCCCGGGTTGGTGCTCGGCGAGGCCCGCGCCGAACGGATCGACGCCGAGTTGGCCCGGCACTACGACCAGGCGGCGCGGATGGTGAGCTGGTCCGCCTGACTCCCGGTCGGCTGCCCTCAGGTGGTCGACGCGACCGGTGCCACCGCCGCGACGCCGGCCGGGCCGGCGGCACCGATGACATACGCCAGCGCGTACGGGGTGCAGGCCAGATAGAGGAAGGGTTGCAGGTCGACCAGATCGCCGATCAGGAACAACTCCTCCCCCGTCGGGCGGGGCAGCCCGAACGACCAGTCGGTCCAGCAGGCGAAGAGCCACAGCGGCGCGGAGATCCGGTCGACGGTGTCGCCCTGCGCCACCCCGTCGATGACGGTGGGCGGCCCGGCCGGGATGTGGTTGACCACGGTGAGCACCACCGCCGCGTCGGCGGCGACCAGCACGCCGAGCACGCCCAGGCACCAGGCGACCCGGACCCGCCCCCGGCCGGCCAGCGACCCGGCGCCCCACAGCACCAACGCCAGACCGGTCAGCCACACCACCAGGCCGGGTGCGACGCGTGCCAGGTCGTCGGTGGTCTCGTTCAGCGCGTACTCGGCGGAGACCGCAGTGAGGGCGACGGGCAGCACGACGCCGAGCGCCGCACGCAGCCGCCCACGCAGTGCGCCACGCGCGGCGCCCCGGCCGATCCGGCGGGCCAACCACACCGCGAGCCCTGCGGTGAGGGCGCTCACCACGGGCGCCTGCGGGACGTTCAGGTTCCCGGCGTGGCCCACCGGCCCAACCAGCACGCTGGACGCGACCACGGCGACCGCCAGGGTCACCAGGCAGGCCAGTGGGGCCAACAGCAGGGTGGCGACCGTCCGGCGGGACCGGGCGTCGAACCGGGCCCGGTCGACGACGGGCGTGCCGGGCCGGCTGGCGGCCAGGCTGGCGGCGAAGCGCAACATCCGCCAGCGCTCTCCGCGCTCGGCCAGCACATGCAGCTCGGCGTGCCATTCCCGGGACAGTTCGTCGCGGAGTTCCGCCGGCCAGCGCCGCACCGCCGACCGCAGCAGCAGGAAACCGGCCAGCCACCGGGTCACCACGCCGGGGCTCCCGTCGGCGCGGCGCCGCCCCGGGGCGTGGGGCCGTCCGAGGCAAGGGCCCGCAGCTCGGCCAGCGCCAGCCGGGCGGCGCGTACCCCCTCGGCGGTGAGCCGGTAGTAGCGGCGCGCGGGCCGACCGGCCGCGACCGGGTCGACCTCTTCCCAGTCGGCGGCGAGCCAGCCGGCCGCCTGGAGCCGGTGCAGCACCGGATAGAGGGTGCCGCTGGCCAGGCCGGTGAGTCTCATCAGGTCGAGCCCGTAGCGCGGGGCCTCGCGGTCGGTGAGGAGCGCGGCGAGCACCTTCGCCACCGGGATCGTCATCCGCATGGCGGTACTGTATTGGAACTCTACATAGGGTGCGGTCCCGTCGCGGGACACGCCGGCTGGCCGGGCCCTTTCCAGAGTGGACGGCGCCGGCCGTGACGGCGGTGTCGGTCTGCCGCACTAGCCTCTCGGCATGACCCCGCACCGGCTCGACCGCGCCACCGCCCGCCGTGTCGCCGTCCGCGCCCAACTGCTCGACGCGGAGCGGCCCACCGGCCTGCTGGCGGTGGTGGACCGGCTGACGTTCCTCCAGATCGACCCGACCGCAGCCGTGGCGCCCAACGCCGACCTGGTCGCCTGGAGCCGGCTCGGCGCCGCGTACCGGCCGAGCCACCTGACCCGGGCGTTGGAGACAGAGCGCGCCCTGTTCGAGCACCGGGCGATGGTGCGGCCGATGACCGACCTGGGGCTGCACCTCGCCGAGATGGCCACCTGGCCGGAGGACGCCCGCCGCCGGGACTGGCTGGCGGCCAACGACGCGTTCCGCCGGTACGTGCTGGACCTGCTGCGCGACTCCGGCCCGCTGCTGAGCCGCGCCGTGCCGGACCGCAGCGTCGTACCCTGGCCGTCGACCGGCTGGACCAACAACCGCAACGTCACGCAGATGCTGGAGTTCCTCGCCGCGCGCGGCGAGATCGCCATTTCCGGCCGCATCGGGCGCCAACGGACCTGGGACATCGCCGAGCGGGTCTACCCGCCCGGCACGCCCGCCGCGCCCGCCGATGAGGCCCGCCGGATCCGCGACGAGCGGCTGCTCCGCTCGCTCGGCGTCGCCCGCCCAACGGTGGTCGGCCAGGCTGGCGAGCCGGCCGAGATCGAGGGTACGTCCGGTCTGTGGCGGGTCGATCCGGCCGCGCTGGACGGCACACCGCTCGCCGGCCGGACCGCGCTGCTGTCCCCGTTCGACCGGCTGGTGCACGACCGCAAGCGCGCCCTGGAACTCTTCGACTTCGAGTACCGCCTGGAGATGTACGTGCCGAAGGCGCAGCGACGCTGGGGCTACTTC encodes:
- a CDS encoding NAD+ synthase; its protein translation is MPTLRLALCQVDPTVGDVAGNADLVRAWSRKAADAGAQLALFPELMLTGYPVEDLVFRRSFVAASQAALERLAADLAADGLGELPVLVGYLDADGPPQVSSDAEPGRGARNAAALLHGGGVVARYFKHHLPNYGVFDEDRYFVPGNTLNVVRIGGVAVALTICEDLWQAGGPFAVARQAGVGLVLNINGSPYELNKDDIRLPLVRRRAAEAGATIAYVNMIGGQDELVYDGDSMIVSADGTLLARAPQFVEHLLLHDVELPAAREPVGGEAELADAMRVVRAEVDDLPPAPGGEPAVGGIIEPVADEAEVWQALVLGLRDYVNKNRFPSVVLGLSGGIDSAVAAAIAVDALGPDRVVGVSLPSQHSSEHSRSDAEDLAKRTGLDYRIQPIQPMVDAFLANMSLSGVAVENLQARVRGVILMALSNQEGHLVLTTGNKSELAVGYSTLYGDSVGGYNPVKDVWKTLIWRLAKWRNADAERRGETPPIPENSIGKPPSAELSPGQLDSDTLPDYDVLDPILIGYVDGDLGREGLIASGHDPAIVDRVLRMVDTAEYKRRQSAPGTKISMKAFGRDRRLPITNRWREHG
- the panB gene encoding 3-methyl-2-oxobutanoate hydroxymethyltransferase, with the translated sequence MVESTPTEVTALYGGPATRRVRTRDLIAAKERGERWAMLTSYDQYTASIFDQAGIPVLLVGDSAANNVFGYETTLPVTAEELLPLVRAVVRATKHSLIVGDLPFGSYEEGPTQALRTAVRFMKEGGCHAVKLEGGRRCAAQVEAIVGAGIPVMAHIGFTPQSEHTLGGYRVQGRGDTAEEVIADARAVAEAGAFAVVLEMVPGEVAKRITAELRIPTVGIGAGPETDAQVLVWQDMAGLRTGRAPRFVKRYADLAGALTDATRRFADEVRDGEFPAAEHTF
- a CDS encoding RNB domain-containing ribonuclease encodes the protein MVIRRVLAPRIDFGALRRELGLPEGFPAAAQREAEDSAAAPLPAVADRTDVPLVTLDPAASRDLDQAMHLARRPGGGFRVRYAIADVATHVRPGGALEDETWRRGQTVYLPDGNVPLHPHTLSEGAASLLPDAERAAVLWTIDLDADGGTVGVALERARVRSRAKLDYVGVQRAADAGRLPEPIALLPEIGALLIARGLRRGAVNLPLPEQDVEPDGDGWRLVLRGPGPMEEHNAQISLLTGMAAADIMLAGRIGLLRTMPAPKPEAVDRLRLAAGPLGVQWPAGMSVGEVLAGLDASQPRAAAFIDQAAELMRGAAYTAFDGQLPERPAHGGVAAAYAHVTAPLRRLADRYATEVCLALHEGREVPDWTRAALPRLPEVMTSTDRTASAATRGAVELAEAVLLEHRVGETFEAAVLDVDAPRPAAEVPRQPGDGPGPDRPSGNGAAKPGRRPGGTVALDQPPVRARCLGELPLGERVPVRLVSADPVHRKVLFERA
- a CDS encoding M48 family metallopeptidase; this encodes MIITTAGTGACPECGTPTVSIREAMPWCARCEWNLDGYDRAHQTPEFGWSWVDRRTHRLATRLTRQQYAALVGRPLESAGLGLAGTVTVVVSLLLLVGVLALAVLGAWLVFAYPFPNLAIVFGLALIGLAVALRPRFGRIDPDLEVLSREDAPELHALVEEVATAIGAPVPHVIGVDSRINAYATAVGLRRRRVLCLGLPLWGALDGQERVALLGHELGHFVNGDIRRLLVTDPALTMLGNAADLFRPMRGTQGSGLLELIGEWLGRILSWLVSRLLFLGHLVLVCTALRDSQRAEYLADELSARVAGTTGATRLLDVLLSHESVALVVRQGALGGQGPAGWRAGLRRSLAGTAERQPLVRQLSIREEASLFATHPPAGLRHRMLGARPWQDPGLVLGEARAERIDAELARHYDQAARMVSWSA
- a CDS encoding DNA glycosylase AlkZ-like family protein, encoding MTPHRLDRATARRVAVRAQLLDAERPTGLLAVVDRLTFLQIDPTAAVAPNADLVAWSRLGAAYRPSHLTRALETERALFEHRAMVRPMTDLGLHLAEMATWPEDARRRDWLAANDAFRRYVLDLLRDSGPLLSRAVPDRSVVPWPSTGWTNNRNVTQMLEFLAARGEIAISGRIGRQRTWDIAERVYPPGTPAAPADEARRIRDERLLRSLGVARPTVVGQAGEPAEIEGTSGLWRVDPAALDGTPLAGRTALLSPFDRLVHDRKRALELFDFEYRLEMYVPKAQRRWGYFALPVLHHDRLVGKVDATADRKAGILRVDAIHEDVPFAPEVSTAVHGELTALASWLGLPEVHRVRKAQGRRLVGGTVA
- the npdG gene encoding NADPH-dependent F420 reductase; this encodes MAYDATTLPDVSGLTVGIIGGTGDQGRGLAYRFARAGQTVLIGSRSADRAAQAAAEIAALPGVAAGTAVSGAANDEVARRSDVVIIAVPWDGHAATVAALAEPLTGKIVVDCVNPLGFDKQGPYALPVPEGSAVQQAAGLLPESRVCAAFNHVSAPLLADPEIDRIDLDVLICTEDRELVGIVAALAARIPGMRGIYAGRLRNAHQIEAFTANLIAINKRYKAHAGIRVTDL
- a CDS encoding PadR family transcriptional regulator, with protein sequence MRMTIPVAKVLAALLTDREAPRYGLDLMRLTGLASGTLYPVLHRLQAAGWLAADWEEVDPVAAGRPARRYYRLTAEGVRAARLALAELRALASDGPTPRGGAAPTGAPAW